Proteins from one Anopheles nili chromosome 2, idAnoNiliSN_F5_01, whole genome shotgun sequence genomic window:
- the LOC128730535 gene encoding uncharacterized protein LOC128730535: protein MSRLYNQHNTDRYCELELKKKAITVFQNGRAFSCLVCPTSGACLEHRHPLQRLISYDELIAKYARKMNRDQHDGIKIYTCPYCALDRLTVDALFTHLRIAHHTSAVGESRLGEVYCPVCVCFRLENAAVHICSEGSLADHMLSRHCFASTHQYQEEYQLRKNFCCNDEFELIRFLATFLPPTIFCGESSLLDVPIDQDSNSKRILNQSLLICPICLETIDDEDCRELNLCSHQFHADCINRWLQEKKCCPVCRCDCS from the exons ATGAGCC GGCTCTACAATCAACACAACACCGATAGATACTGTGAGTTAGAACtcaaaaagaaagcaattaCAGTTTTTCAGAATGGTCGCGCATTTAGCTGTCTGGTCTGTCCAACGTCCGGTGCGTGTTTAGAGCATCGACACCCGCTGCAGCGTCTGATTTCGTACGATGAGTTGATCGCAAAATACGCGCGGAAGATGAATCGAGACCAGCATGACGGTATCAAGATCTATACCTGCCCGTACTGTGCCCTTGACCGTCTGACCGTTGACGCACTCTTCACGCATTTGCGGATTGCGCATCATACGTCCGCCGTTGGAGAATCGCGATTAGGAGAAGTTTACTGTCCAGTATGCGTGTGCTTCAGGTTAGAAAATGCAGCCGTCCATATCTGTTCCGAGGGAAGCCTTGCGGATCACATGTTGAGTAGGCACTGTTTTGCCAGCACGCATCAGTACCAGGAAGAATACCAGCTACGTAAGAATTTCTGCTGCAACGATGAATTCGAACTCATTCGGTTTCTGGCAACCTTTTTGCCGCCTACCATTTTCTGCGGTGAATCTTCGCTACTGGACGTACCCATCGATCAGGATTCAAACTC AAAAAGAATTCTAAACCAATCGTTATTAATCTGCCCTATATGCTTGGAGACCATCGACGACGAAGATTGCCGGGAACTGAACCTATGTTCCCATCAATTTCATGCGGATTGCATCAACAGATGGCTGCAGGAGAAAAAATGCTGTCCTGTCTGCAGATGTGATTGCTCATGA
- the LOC128731552 gene encoding probable H/ACA ribonucleoprotein complex subunit 1 gives MSFRGRGGGGGGRGGARGGGGRGGGGGFRGGRGGGGGRGGFNNRNFDDGPKNIIPLGYYDYPCQDELIAKVEVENVPFFNAPIYMEGEKQIGKVDEIFGNLKDFYVSIKLNENMKPDGFNSKQKLFIDSAKLLPLTRFLPGNQNRRPAGRVGKPGGGRGGPGGRGGRGGGFRGRGGPGGGGGGGGGGGFRGNRGGGFGRGGGGGGFRGSRGGGGGGGGNRW, from the coding sequence ATGAGTTTTCGTGGCCGTGGAGGAGGCGGTGGTGGACGTGGTGGGGcacgtggtggtggaggtagaggaggaggaggtggttTCCGCGGCGGCAgaggtggcggtggaggacgTGGAGGCTTCAACAACAGAAATTTTGACGATGGCCCGAAAAATATCATACCTCTTGGTTACTACGACTATCCATGCCAAGATGAGCTGATCGCTAAGGTGGAAGTAGAGAATGTACCGTTCTTCAATGCACCAATCTACATGGAGGGAGAAAAGCAAATAGGCAAAGTGGACGAAATTTTCGGCAATTTAAAAGACTTTTATGTGTCGATCAAGTTGAATGAGAACATGAAACCCGACGGTTTCAATTCGAAGCAGAAGCTGTTCATCGATTCAGCCAAGCTCTTACCGCTGACACGGTTTTTGCCTGGAAATCAAAACCGTAGACCGGCCGGAAGGGTGGGAAAACCAGGAGGTGGACGTGGTGGACCTGGAGGACGTGGAGgacgtggtggtggtttccgTGGTAGAGGTGGtcctggtggtggcggtggaggcggCGGAGGAGGTGGTTTCCGCGGCAATCGGGGAGGTGGGTTTGGCcggggtggaggtggtggcggATTCCGTGGAAGtcgtggtggcggtggtggtggtggaggcaaCCGTTGGTAA